In Akkermansia muciniphila, one DNA window encodes the following:
- the dapA gene encoding 4-hydroxy-tetrahydrodipicolinate synthase, protein MKFQGLYTAIVTPFAGNRVDEEAFRMLVEAQIAAGVAGIVAVGTTGESPTLTVKEHLRVIELAVESAAGRIQVIAGTGANSTAEAIHMTQEAEKMGVDGTLQVCPYYNKPSQDGVYAHFKAIADATRLPIMLYSIPGRCGIEISVETISRLAKDCPHIVCVKEAGGNVDRVNQLMQVVPENFTVLCGDDGLTVPFMACGASGLVSVTSNLVPGIMNSIVKAGLNQDMGEMLSLQKTFYPLMKGLMTLDSNPVPIKAALAMKGDIQPGVRLPLVPLPEEKEAQLSALLRRFNIL, encoded by the coding sequence ATGAAGTTTCAAGGTCTTTATACAGCAATTGTGACTCCGTTTGCCGGCAATCGGGTCGATGAAGAGGCTTTTAGAATGCTTGTAGAAGCCCAGATAGCCGCCGGTGTGGCCGGTATTGTGGCTGTCGGCACCACAGGAGAATCCCCCACCTTGACTGTAAAAGAACACTTGAGGGTGATAGAACTGGCCGTGGAGAGCGCGGCTGGCCGCATTCAGGTTATTGCGGGAACGGGAGCTAATTCTACTGCAGAAGCTATCCATATGACCCAGGAAGCGGAAAAGATGGGAGTAGATGGAACGCTCCAGGTGTGCCCCTATTACAATAAACCTTCCCAGGATGGAGTTTATGCCCATTTCAAGGCCATTGCGGACGCTACCCGTCTGCCGATTATGCTGTACAGCATTCCGGGCCGTTGCGGTATTGAAATCAGTGTGGAGACAATCAGCCGTCTGGCGAAGGACTGCCCGCATATTGTTTGTGTGAAAGAGGCCGGTGGCAATGTGGACCGCGTGAACCAGCTGATGCAGGTGGTTCCGGAAAATTTCACTGTTCTGTGCGGCGATGATGGCCTGACGGTGCCTTTTATGGCCTGTGGCGCCAGCGGATTGGTTTCCGTAACATCCAATCTGGTTCCGGGCATCATGAATTCCATTGTAAAAGCTGGCCTGAATCAGGATATGGGAGAAATGCTTTCTCTCCAGAAGACTTTTTATCCGTTGATGAAAGGGCTAATGACTCTGGATTCCAATCCTGTGCCGATCAAGGCGGCTTTGGCGATGAAAGGAGATATACAGCCCGGAGTACGCCTTCCGCTGGTTCCATTGCCGGAAGAAAAGGAAGCTCAGCTTTCCGCACTTCTTCGACGTTTCAACATTCTTTAA
- the dapB gene encoding 4-hydroxy-tetrahydrodipicolinate reductase, translated as MISILVTGISGRMGQAIQEAVTLNPDTCVGATHDQGQELYPALAKCDVAIDFSHHAFTSTLLAEAVANNKPLVIGTTGHTDLERQEIVDAAASIPIVFASNYSVGVNALFWLTRKAAQILGGSCDIEVMEMHHRHKIDAPSGTARTLAEILSGAIDRNYEDSVVFGREGLVGPRPAKEIGMHSLRGGDVVGDHTVIFASDGERLELTHKASSRMTFASGAVRAALWLQNREPGLYTMEDVLGLSQL; from the coding sequence ATGATTTCCATTCTTGTTACAGGCATTTCGGGCCGCATGGGCCAGGCTATCCAAGAGGCGGTGACGCTGAATCCGGATACTTGCGTGGGGGCCACTCATGACCAGGGGCAGGAGCTGTATCCGGCCCTTGCCAAATGCGACGTAGCCATTGATTTTTCCCATCATGCTTTCACCAGCACTTTGCTGGCGGAAGCTGTCGCCAATAACAAGCCTCTGGTCATAGGCACTACAGGACATACGGATCTGGAACGCCAGGAGATTGTGGATGCCGCTGCATCCATTCCGATTGTGTTTGCTTCCAATTATTCCGTGGGGGTGAACGCCCTGTTCTGGCTGACGCGCAAGGCGGCCCAGATTCTGGGAGGCAGTTGCGATATAGAGGTGATGGAGATGCATCACCGTCATAAGATTGACGCTCCTTCCGGTACTGCCCGGACACTGGCGGAAATTCTGTCCGGCGCTATTGACAGGAATTATGAAGATAGCGTGGTTTTTGGCCGTGAAGGACTGGTAGGGCCTCGACCCGCCAAGGAAATAGGTATGCATTCCCTGCGGGGGGGAGATGTGGTGGGGGATCATACCGTGATATTTGCTTCTGATGGAGAACGGCTGGAGCTTACCCATAAGGCGTCCAGCCGTATGACATTTGCCTCCGGTGCTGTTCGCGCGGCTCTTTGGCTCCAGAATCGGGAGCCGGGGCTGTATACCATGGAAGATGTTCTGGGGCTTTCCCAATTATAA
- a CDS encoding sugar phosphate isomerase/epimerase family protein: MLVFSTCWNSHRHQDGEEMIDEILSLGFDHVELSHGIKLSLLPGIMRAVEAGKVQVAGVHNFFPAPIDEVGDSPDSRPFTADLPQVRSKAIELTKKSIEQGAALGAGYIVLHMGTVEPLAKRTDTAHLQNLARQGMVGTESFAGTKGEFVRRRNRLAPVYLERAREALRQLLPQAGQFGVKLGIEGRSHYEQVPSEDEMNLLMKEFEENPFIGYWHDFGHIQRKHNLLILNHEQFLRRMSSHLIGGHVNDVKWPARDHQVPLLGGVVPFERLLPFFPHGVPLVWELSSRVPSEDIRAARKLWMEQFPQTLD; this comes from the coding sequence ATGCTGGTATTTTCTACGTGCTGGAATTCCCACCGTCATCAGGACGGGGAAGAAATGATTGATGAAATTCTTTCTTTGGGTTTTGACCATGTGGAACTTTCCCACGGCATCAAGTTATCCCTTTTGCCCGGTATCATGAGGGCGGTAGAAGCCGGAAAGGTGCAGGTGGCTGGGGTACATAATTTTTTCCCCGCACCGATTGACGAGGTGGGGGATTCTCCAGACAGCAGGCCTTTTACGGCAGATTTGCCGCAGGTGCGTTCCAAGGCTATTGAATTGACGAAAAAGTCTATTGAGCAGGGCGCAGCGCTGGGGGCCGGATATATTGTGTTGCATATGGGAACGGTGGAACCCTTGGCGAAACGCACGGATACGGCTCATTTGCAAAACCTGGCGCGTCAGGGAATGGTGGGAACGGAATCGTTTGCCGGCACCAAGGGCGAATTTGTACGCCGCCGCAACCGCCTGGCTCCCGTTTATCTGGAACGGGCGCGAGAAGCTCTCCGGCAACTCCTTCCGCAAGCCGGACAATTTGGCGTCAAGCTGGGCATTGAAGGTCGCAGCCATTATGAGCAGGTGCCGAGTGAGGATGAAATGAATTTGTTGATGAAGGAGTTTGAAGAAAATCCCTTTATCGGTTACTGGCATGATTTCGGGCATATTCAAAGAAAGCATAATTTACTGATATTAAATCATGAACAATTTCTTCGCCGAATGTCTTCCCATTTGATTGGGGGGCATGTGAACGATGTCAAATGGCCGGCGCGGGATCATCAGGTTCCTCTGTTGGGGGGAGTGGTTCCCTTTGAACGTCTTCTTCCTTTTTTCCCGCATGGAGTTCCGCTCGTATGGGAACTCTCCAGTCGTGTTCCCTCAGAAGATATCCGCGCGGCGCGCAAATTATGGATGGAACAATTTCCGCAGACGCTGGACTGA
- the panB gene encoding 3-methyl-2-oxobutanoate hydroxymethyltransferase — MNQSFEKAERIRACKNRRHVTLVTAYDYPTGRLLDEAGVDIVLVGDSLGMVVLGFPDTTHVTLDHMLHHVEATARGVKNALLVGDMPIHSYDTVEQAVQSAKKLFLAGADAVKLEGGAAQAENIRAIVEAGIPVVGHIGLLPQKVLEEGGYKIKGKSSSEEEALVRDVAAVAEAGACAVVVEGVTPHAARQITVHSSIPTLGIGSGAHTCDGDVVVIHDLVGAFPWFVPAFVKPRADVAGSMIAAVKEWMEDCYTEPGSISS; from the coding sequence ATGAATCAATCTTTTGAGAAAGCGGAACGCATCCGCGCCTGCAAGAACAGGCGGCATGTGACTCTGGTAACTGCTTATGACTATCCTACAGGCCGCCTTTTGGATGAAGCCGGCGTAGATATTGTGCTGGTGGGTGATTCCCTGGGGATGGTGGTTTTGGGTTTTCCGGATACCACTCATGTGACGCTGGATCATATGCTTCATCATGTGGAAGCTACTGCGCGCGGAGTGAAGAACGCCCTGCTGGTGGGAGATATGCCCATACATTCTTATGATACGGTGGAACAGGCCGTGCAATCCGCAAAGAAATTGTTTTTGGCTGGGGCGGATGCAGTCAAGCTGGAAGGGGGGGCAGCCCAAGCGGAAAATATCCGTGCTATTGTGGAGGCCGGTATTCCCGTAGTGGGTCATATCGGTCTTCTGCCGCAAAAAGTGCTGGAGGAGGGAGGATACAAGATTAAAGGAAAATCCTCCTCAGAGGAGGAAGCCCTGGTAAGGGATGTGGCGGCCGTGGCGGAGGCGGGGGCTTGTGCCGTGGTTGTGGAGGGCGTAACGCCTCATGCTGCCCGTCAAATTACCGTACATTCTTCCATTCCCACGTTGGGTATTGGTTCCGGCGCTCATACGTGTGACGGCGATGTCGTGGTGATTCATGATCTGGTGGGAGCGTTTCCGTGGTTTGTTCCGGCTTTCGTCAAACCTCGCGCGGACGTAGCCGGAAGCATGATTGCCGCCGTCAAGGAGTGGATGGAAGATTGCTATACGGAGCCCGGTTCCATCAGCTCATAA
- the folK gene encoding 2-amino-4-hydroxy-6-hydroxymethyldihydropteridine diphosphokinase, producing MKRAGIALGSNLGDKNSLMIQARDHLLQMSLSDDPFLQSSLYATSPQGCPSGADDYLNAVVEFTWPGTVEELLVHCQGIERALGRVRSGIRCEPRTADVDIIYVGDMVVNDPPRLILPHPRAHLRKFVLKPLSDIRPELILPRQHKTVACLLAGLDTDEADPLLVSERW from the coding sequence ATGAAGAGAGCCGGCATTGCACTGGGGTCCAACCTTGGGGATAAAAACAGCCTGATGATTCAGGCCAGGGATCATTTGTTGCAGATGAGTCTGTCTGATGACCCTTTTCTGCAATCCTCCCTGTATGCTACCAGTCCCCAGGGGTGTCCGTCCGGTGCGGATGATTATTTGAATGCCGTGGTGGAATTTACCTGGCCCGGTACGGTGGAGGAATTGCTTGTGCATTGCCAGGGTATAGAACGGGCCTTGGGACGCGTTCGTTCCGGGATCCGCTGTGAACCCAGGACGGCGGATGTGGATATTATTTATGTGGGGGACATGGTGGTCAATGATCCTCCTCGTCTGATTCTCCCCCATCCCAGAGCCCATTTGAGGAAATTTGTTTTAAAACCTCTTTCCGATATCAGGCCGGAACTTATCCTGCCGCGCCAGCATAAAACGGTTGCCTGCCTGTTGGCGGGATTGGATACGGATGAAGCTGATCCGCTTCTGGTATCGGAACGCTGGTAA